CGAGACCGTCGGCATCGAGGCGGCTGAAGCGGAGTGTCGCCGCCTCGCCCGCGAGGAGGGGATCCTCGTCGGGCAGTCCTCGGGCGGGACCAACGTCGTCGCCCACCGCGTCGCCGAGCGCCTGGCCGATCCCGACGCGACCTGCCCGCCCTCCCCCGACGAGGGCGGCCCAGGTGCGGGTATCGTGATGGACGGCGACGGCCCGACCGATCCCGGCGACGCGGCGTTCGCCGACTGCCCGCTCGTCCTCACCGTCTTCTGGGACTCGGGGGAGCGGTACATGTCCACCGGGATGTTCGACGGCTGAGGGGGAGCCGCGCGACCACCCTACCGCTGTTTCTCGCCGCCGAACTCGTCCTCGGTCACCCTGACGACGAGCGTCTCGTCCACGTCCCGGAGGTCGTACTCGGGCAGTTCCGGGCCCGTCCGGGTGACGTACATCGGTTCGACGAGCTCCGGGGGCGACTCCGTGGCGGGTTCGGGGGGCGCGTCGTCTTCCGCCCCCTCATCGTTCTCGGGGCCGGCGGCCTCGTCGTCGCTCTCGAAGTCGTTCTCGGAGCCCTCGTCCGTCGCGACCCCGTAGATCTTCAGGAAGCGCTCTGTCTCCTCGGGGGTCAGTTCGTCGTCGCGGACGGCCGCGGCCAGCTTTCGGGAGAGCCACTCCTCTTCGCTGACGCTCGCCTCGCGGACGAACGTGTCGCGGGTGAACCGGACGAGATACCAGTTCAGGTCGTTGAGCAGCGCGACCGCGGCGCCGAGGCTCACCGTCTCGACGACCACGGTGTTCTCGAAGGGCTCGCGCAGGTCGTAGGTCGCCAGCGCGTCGCGGGCCGTCTCGCGTGACAGCAACTCGTACCGGAGGTTCACCTCCCGGTTGCCGACGAGACAGACCTGGGTCATGGCTGAGCACACAGAGCCCCGACGCAAAGCGGTTTCGGCTCTCTGCGGGCGAGCGGCCCCGCCCGGAGCCTGTCAGGCGAGCCGACTCCCGACCAGCGGCGCGCCGACCACCCCGGCCCCCGTCAGCCCGGCCCCGAGGAAGGTGACGGGATGCGCCGGTTCGAGCGCGTAGACGGCGCCGAAGAGCCCGCCGGCGAGTGCGAGCACGGCGAGGCCGGCGACGACCTCGCGACGACCTGTCGGCTGTGCGGGCGTCCTCGCGGCCACGCCGCGCCACGCGAGCCACGCGCCGACGGCGGTGCCCAGCGCGGCCACGCTGTCGAACGTGACGCCGACGAGGAGGCCCAGCACCCCGACCGCGACGGCGACGGCGAGGACCCGGGCGGGGGCCGTTCCCCGGTCCGCGAGGAGGTAGAGACCGGTCAGGACAACGAGTCCGACGGCGGCGCCTGCCACGACGTCCACGAGGTAGTGGACGCCGAGGGCGAGCCGGGAGAGGGAAACGAGCGCGATCACGCCGGCCGCGAGGCCGACCCGCGTCCGGACGGACTCGTCGTCGAGCAGGAGCGCCAGCCCGCCCCAGCCCATCGTCGTCCCGAGCGCGTGGCCGCTCGGAAAGCCGTGTCCGTCGGCCGTCGCAGCGCCCGCGAGAGCCCCCTCGAGCAGTGGTGGGAGCCACGAGAACGCGGGCGCCTCGCCGGCGCCGGGCGGTCGAGGGAGGTCGAAGAGACCCTTGAGGACGCCGATCAGCGCGACGTAGGTCAGCACGATTGCGAACAGGAAGAGGCCACGTCGCCGGTCGAGCCCCAGCCGCGGGACTTCGTCGGCCGCGACGTACGCGACGCCGCCCAACAGGAAGAGCAACCAGACGTCTCCCAGTTGCGTGAGCAGGGCGACCGCGACGAGGATCGGCCCCTCCGCGTACCCGTGGAGCCAGTCAGCCACGCCGACGGAACGCCCGGGTCCGAGCACGGGCGACTCAGAAGGTCGAGAGGTCGCCGTCGATCGCGCGCTGGGTGATCGAGGTCACGTCGGCCAGACGCTCGTCGACGATTGCGGTCACCTCGTCCTCGATGTCGGCCACGGAGACGCCGTCCTCCGTGACGACGTGGGCGTCGGCGACGTGTGGCTGGTCGATCGGGCGCCCGATCTGGCTGAGCAGGCGGATCTGGAGTTCGCGGATCCCGTCGACCTCGTCGACGACGGCTTCGGCGACGTCCGTCGAGAGGAGGTTGTAGATCTTGCCGATGTGGTTGACGGCGTTCTTCCCGCTGGTGGCCTCCATGCTCATCGGCCGGTTGGGCGTGATGAGGCCGTTCGCGCGGTTCCCTCGCCCGACGGAGCCGTCGTCCCCCATCTCCGCGGAGGTCCCGGTGCAGGTCAGGTAGATCGCCCCGTCCTCGTAGTCGTCGGCGGTGTTGACGTGGACGGTGACCGAGCGGTCCGTGATCGAGCGCGCCAGGTCGCCGACGTACTCGCGGACCCCCTCGACGGCCTCTTTGTAGGCGTCCATGTCCGGGACGTGCTGGTCGATCATCGCGACGGCGACGGTCACGTCGACGTGGTCGCCCTCGCGTTTGCCCATCACCTTCACGTCCGGGCCGACCTCGGGGTTCTCGTCGGCGTACTCCCCGTTGAGACGGTGCTCGGTCTCGTAGACGATCCGCTCGGTCTCGGTGAGGGGCGCGTGGCCGACGCCGAAACTCGTGTCGTTGGCCATCGGAACCGCGCCGTCCTCGCCGAAGACGTCCCTGAGGTCGCCGCTGCCCTCGCCGAGTTTCACGTCGACGATCACGTCGCGACCCACGTCCAGCTGTGGGATCTCCTCGTTGAGGTACTCGCGGGCTGCCTCCAGCGCGATGGTCTCGGCCGGTATCTTCGTACCCTCGTACTCCTTGGTGGCGCGGCCGACGATCAGCAGGTAGATCGGTTCCTGGATCTCGCCGCCGCCGAACGCCGGCGCGGCGCTGCCGGCGACCAGTTGCGTCTCGTCGGTGTTGTAGTGAAGCGGCTTCCCCACCCGCTCGATGTAGGCCTGTGCGAGCGCCTGCGAGACGCGCTCGGCAACGCCGTCGCAGATGGAGTCCGGGTGGCCGATCCCCTTGCGCTCGACGATCTCGACCTCCTGATCCTCTACCGCGAGCCGATTGGTCGGCTCGACGCGGATGTTCCTGTCGGTCATTACCTGTGTCGTTGGCAGGTGGGGATTCTATAACTTCCGGAAATTTCGCCAGTGACAGAATTACTCAGAAACATCATCGTCGGCGGCGAGCACCATCCCGAGGTATGAGGTCAGGATGCCGTCGTCGGGGTCGAGGTCGAGGTCGCGCAGCAGGTCCTCGGCCGCTTCGCGTTCGCGTTCGACGTCGGCCTCGCGCTCGCACTCGGTCTCGACCTCGACGAACTCGCCGACCCCGTCGACGGCGTCGAGCGTGACGGTGAAATCCCCGACGGCGAAGCGCTCGCGCACCTTTTCGACGGTGGCGGCCGGTTCGAACCCCAGCGCCGCGAAGATCGCCCGGACGTTCTCGCCGTCGGCGACGGCGGACTCGATCTCCTCGCGGGTCTTGGACGCGGCCTCGACGAGCGGCCCCTTGTAGGTCAGTTCCGTCACGGACCCGCCCTCGCTGCGTTCCTCGCGGAGGCGCAGCGCCTCGTCCGTCTCGGCGAAGTCCCGGTGGGGCGCGTCGAAGTAGGTGTCGACCTGTGTCACGGTCCCCAGCGGGTCGGCGGAAAGGGCGTCCAGTCGCTCGCAGACGGCCGCGTGGTCGGCCCGGACCTTGACCTCGACCTCGTACATACCCAGTCGATTCGCGGGGCGGGACTAAAGCGACGGGATTCCGCCCGCACCCCGCATCGGGCGAGCGCGGACCCGGAGCCGTGCGTTCGTGCAGGTCTCGCGAGGTGTCTGGAAGTCGGGTCGAAACGTTGTGCTTATAGGCGTAACCCCTGACCTTCACGGTATGAGTGACGAAGCCGAGGCCGACGAGGCCGAACAGGCCGATGACGTCGCGGAGAGCGAGGAGACCGACGAGTCCGAACAGACGGGATTCCAGCCGGGCGACTTCATCGAACTGGACTACACCGCCCGCACCGTCGAAGAGGGCATGATCGTCGACACGACCGACCCCGAGGTCGCCGAGGAAGAGGGTCTGGACGAGGAAGACCGCGAGTTCGAGCCCCGTACCCTGGTGCTCGGCGAGGGCTTCATCTTCGAGGCCGTCGAGGACGACATCATCGGCGGCGAGGTCGGCAAATCGGGCAGCGTCGAGATCCCCGCCGAGGAAGCCTTCGGCGAGTTCGACGAGGACGACGTCCGCACCGTGAGCGTCAACAAGATCCCCGAGGACGACCAGTACCCCGGCGCGCAGGTCCAGATCGACGGTCAGCAGGGCCGCGTCGAGACCCTCGTCGGCGGCCGCGCCCGCGTTGACTTCAACCACCCGCTGGCCGGCGAGGCCATCGAGTACGACTACGAGGTCGTCGGCGTCGTCGAGGACCAGCTCGAACAGGCCCGCAGCCTGATCGACATGTACCTCGGCATGGAGCTGGAGATGTGGCTCCAGACCGACGAGGTCGAGGAGGAACAGCTCGTCCAGTCCGACGAGGACGATGAGGAGGAAGCGCCCGAACCCGAGACGGAGGTCGTCGAGGTCGAGAAGGAGACTCTCTACATCGAGGCGACCCCGCAGCTGAGCATGAACCAGCAGTGGATGATGCAGAAACAGCAGATCTGCCAGCAGGTCACCGACCTCCTGGGCCTGGATCGCGTGATCATCCAGGAGATCATCGACGGCTCCGGCATGGGGATGGGCATGGGCGGCATGATGGGCGGCATGGGCGGCGGCCCCGGCGGCGAGGACATCGAGGAGGCCCTCGAGGACGCCGACGTCGACGCCGACGAGATCATGGAAGAGATCGAAGGCGCGGCCGAGGAAGCAAACGAGTAACCCCCCGGTCGGTTTCCGTTCGCAACTCCTGGAGCGACGCGACCCGGCGTCTCGGCCCCTGTTGGGGGCGCCGGCGACCTTCCACCAGACGTGAGTATTCCGGGGCGCGTTTTTTCACCGTCCGCGAGGTACCTGTGCTGGGGGCGGCCGTATCACACGCACCGAGTGCTACCGAGGTTCCACAAGCATGCTCGAACCGGTCGTCACCGACGGCTCGACGCTCGTACAGTTCGGCGTCCCCCTCCAGGCGCAGGCGGACGCGTCCGAAGTGATCCGCGAGAACGCCCTCCTGAGCGCTTCGCTCTGGGTGAACGTCGCCCTCGCGGGGCTCTCGATTCTCCTGTTCGTCTCCATGGGACGGACCGTCTCGACGGCCCGCGCGCGACTGATCTGGGTGGCGACGTTACTCGTCCCGCTCGTCTCGCTCGTGAGCTACCTCGGGCTCCTGTCGGGGCTCACGGTCTCCCTGCTCGAGATGCCGGCGGGCCACCCGCTGGCCGGTGAGCAGGTCTTCTCGCCGTGGGGCCGCTACCTCACCTGGACGTTCTCGACGCCGATGATCCTGCTGGCGCTCGGCCTGCTCGCGGGCACGAACGCGACGAAACTGTTCACGGTGATCACCACCGACGTCGGCATGTGTGTCACCGGGCTCATGGCCGCGCTGGTGACCTCGTCCCTCCTCTTTCGCTGGGCGTTTTTCGCCAT
Above is a genomic segment from Halorientalis sp. LT38 containing:
- the cyaB gene encoding class IV adenylate cyclase; the protein is MYEVEVKVRADHAAVCERLDALSADPLGTVTQVDTYFDAPHRDFAETDEALRLREERSEGGSVTELTYKGPLVEAASKTREEIESAVADGENVRAIFAALGFEPAATVEKVRERFAVGDFTVTLDAVDGVGEFVEVETECEREADVEREREAAEDLLRDLDLDPDDGILTSYLGMVLAADDDVSE
- a CDS encoding bacteriorhodopsin gives rise to the protein MLEPVVTDGSTLVQFGVPLQAQADASEVIRENALLSASLWVNVALAGLSILLFVSMGRTVSTARARLIWVATLLVPLVSLVSYLGLLSGLTVSLLEMPAGHPLAGEQVFSPWGRYLTWTFSTPMILLALGLLAGTNATKLFTVITTDVGMCVTGLMAALVTSSLLFRWAFFAIGCAFFLVVLYVLLVEWPADARRAGTAEIFRTLQLLTVVLWLGYPILWALGAEGFALLDATVTSWGYSLLDVVAKYVFAFLLLRWVAANEDTVAAAQADAVGTAAIDD
- a CDS encoding DUF5804 family protein; this encodes MTQVCLVGNREVNLRYELLSRETARDALATYDLREPFENTVVVETVSLGAAVALLNDLNWYLVRFTRDTFVREASVSEEEWLSRKLAAAVRDDELTPEETERFLKIYGVATDEGSENDFESDDEAAGPENDEGAEDDAPPEPATESPPELVEPMYVTRTGPELPEYDLRDVDETLVVRVTEDEFGGEKQR
- a CDS encoding FKBP-type peptidyl-prolyl cis-trans isomerase — protein: MSDEAEADEAEQADDVAESEETDESEQTGFQPGDFIELDYTARTVEEGMIVDTTDPEVAEEEGLDEEDREFEPRTLVLGEGFIFEAVEDDIIGGEVGKSGSVEIPAEEAFGEFDEDDVRTVSVNKIPEDDQYPGAQVQIDGQQGRVETLVGGRARVDFNHPLAGEAIEYDYEVVGVVEDQLEQARSLIDMYLGMELEMWLQTDEVEEEQLVQSDEDDEEEAPEPETEVVEVEKETLYIEATPQLSMNQQWMMQKQQICQQVTDLLGLDRVIIQEIIDGSGMGMGMGGMMGGMGGGPGGEDIEEALEDADVDADEIMEEIEGAAEEANE
- a CDS encoding methionine adenosyltransferase; this encodes MTDRNIRVEPTNRLAVEDQEVEIVERKGIGHPDSICDGVAERVSQALAQAYIERVGKPLHYNTDETQLVAGSAAPAFGGGEIQEPIYLLIVGRATKEYEGTKIPAETIALEAAREYLNEEIPQLDVGRDVIVDVKLGEGSGDLRDVFGEDGAVPMANDTSFGVGHAPLTETERIVYETEHRLNGEYADENPEVGPDVKVMGKREGDHVDVTVAVAMIDQHVPDMDAYKEAVEGVREYVGDLARSITDRSVTVHVNTADDYEDGAIYLTCTGTSAEMGDDGSVGRGNRANGLITPNRPMSMEATSGKNAVNHIGKIYNLLSTDVAEAVVDEVDGIRELQIRLLSQIGRPIDQPHVADAHVVTEDGVSVADIEDEVTAIVDERLADVTSITQRAIDGDLSTF
- a CDS encoding phosphatase PAP2 family protein — translated: MADWLHGYAEGPILVAVALLTQLGDVWLLFLLGGVAYVAADEVPRLGLDRRRGLFLFAIVLTYVALIGVLKGLFDLPRPPGAGEAPAFSWLPPLLEGALAGAATADGHGFPSGHALGTTMGWGGLALLLDDESVRTRVGLAAGVIALVSLSRLALGVHYLVDVVAGAAVGLVVLTGLYLLADRGTAPARVLAVAVAVGVLGLLVGVTFDSVAALGTAVGAWLAWRGVAARTPAQPTGRREVVAGLAVLALAGGLFGAVYALEPAHPVTFLGAGLTGAGVVGAPLVGSRLA